gtggatattacttgctttgtgaccaaggcaaaaccctgatttgaaagactatataaaggagacatctagtattgtgcaaaactaatccccacaccttacgtgtgatactagtttgcatactagagtcgattcaattttaacctctggttttcttttctcaaaccgggttaaagacttaaagacttcattgggattgtgaagccataccgatactacttttatcatagttgtgtgatctgatcttgcatcttctatcgtacgagtacaatcagattgattggcttgagattgatatctccgatatgaaagatataaaaagtaatcacaaacgtcttcgtctcatcgtttttgattccgcaacatcttgtttcgctaccatacaattaagattgttgtgaggtgattgataactctaggctgatctatgtaagaccagattatcaattggttcatgttcaccttgattattatcaaaagacggaacaaaacctttaggatttatctgtgggagacatattgatccttttgatagacttttctgtgtgagatagatttgtttattatcaaagcctgcgattttgggtggtagcaactcttagttgtgggtgagattagataagggaatcaagtgtgcagtatcctgctgggattagaggtgtaggagcataactataccttggatcagtgggagattgattggggttcaactacagtccagtccgaagttagcttggagtaggctagtgtctgtagcggcttaatacagtgtgtgttcaatcttgaataggttccggggtttttctgcatttgcggtttcctcgttaacaaaatttttggtgtctttattatttcaatttccgcattatattgttttatctttataattgaaataatacaggtttggcgttagatcatcaattagagtaatccaacctttggttgttgattgtcattgattgatccttggatattggtatttggtaccatccaagttattccttgtgtttgattaaagactcgctgatttctattagctcgagtaaatcaaaacaagagagagatattaactcctcgatatactctaatctagattaagtctgactgtctagttgattctctagtaaagtgtattggagttagtccatacatattcctaagagaaatattgggtggtgttgttagacccaaataCAAATACATTTGATGGTTTCAATGGATATTAGATGGCATTGTTTATAGGTCGGTTTTAATGCCGACTGTTCTTTACACAAACGAGGATACTTAAGGGTGATTTAGTCATTACCATTTTTTTCTAGACAATGAGTTTTCCAAAgtacttcataatgttttttttgggacatttacaaaatggtcatactttttCTAATTCAGTCACAAATTCCTCATACTTTTGTTAATCATCTACAAAAGAGTCATAGTTTGGGCGACATAACGGTTTTGCAAAAAAATGGTGTTAAATGTCCCCAAAATACCCTCTATCCTAAGTCAACATATTTAACTAGGGTTAACCACTTGATGACGTGTCTGGAAGATCGATGACGTGTCTGATCGATCATGTGGCAGATGATGACGTGGCATAAAATCAGACCGTTCCCAACGGTCGTCTTTTACAGTTCTTTATATACCCTGCACACATTCATACACATCATTCAATTCTAACAACCAAAACATAACATGTTCAAACCAAAAATGGGTGGAGACAAAAGTCAAATATGCAGCaattcaaatgatgcaagcaGTAGTAGGGTGGTTGATGGATAAAGCAGCGTCAACATCATTTGTTGTTTATGTGAGATTGGAATGCATGATCCTATCAATTGTCCACGGATATATTCAAGGTGTAGAAACGTACCTTGCAATGGAGTGAGAAAGTTTTTGAAAGTTCAAACTGAAGATCATGTTGCTGAGAAGTTCTTGAGATTCCCAATCTACTCATACTTTGAGTGGTTTGCAGATGCCACAAACCAATAAAGAGCCATGAAAGTTCAACTTCCAATTCCACATTCCTGCTTTGCTTGTGGTGAGAATAGCCACATGCACCACAATTGTCCATGGAAGAACCAACCCGGCAAGAAGAAGAAGTTTAAGGGAACTGTGATGCTTTTCTTCTACCAGAATGTATACAACTATAACATTGCTTACCTCAAATGCTCAAACTGTCTTGATTTTGAATGGTTGTCTGATGCTGTCTTCAAAGCAGCAAAATCCAATGTAAAATAGACATCTCTAAAAATGGCAGAATTATGCAAGCAAATAGAAGATCTATAAATGTAATGAGATGCAATTACAATAAAAAGAACATTTCATGAATCTGACACCATCAAAATAACATAACATAGAATATTAACATTAAGATCATAACAAAAGTTAGTTCACCATCCAAAAGATAACTAACCAACTACTGCAAACAGATGCAGTAACAAAAGTAGtcttaaaaacaaaaaacataatctAGAACATACAACATTACTTATTGAGTAGCAGGAACGAAAACCTTCTTTCCTTTAGGTTTTGGAACAGTGAAAGTCTGAGAAAGTGCTTGAGTCAGACCACCAACACCTGCAATGCTCTGTGAAAGTGTTTGATGCACCTGCAGTCCTCTGCCATACCTTCCTATACCACCTCTTGAACCTCTACCTCCTCTGGATCCTCTACCACCTATTGTGTTTGATGATGATGCAACAACAACATGTGTAGGTTGAGAAGATGATGCAACAGCAACATGTGTAGGTTGAGAAGATGATGCAACAGCAGCAGATGAATATGAATCAACTCCTCTCCCTCTTGTTCCTCTTGTAACTCTACTGCCTCTCCTACTGGTACTAAGTTCAACTGGATCTGGATAAGAAGTGGAGTGAGATCCTCCTTGAACCATGGTTCTCTGCCTCTTTCCTTTTGGATTAGATCCAACAGGTACACCAGCACATGTTATCCTGTTGTGCCCGATTGTCTTGCATCTTGCACAACTTCTAACCTTCTTCTCTGTGTGACCTTCATCATAAGCTCTCTTTCTCTTTTTATATGGTATTCCTGGTTTTCTGATGTCAATAGGAGGTCTCATTTTGGAACTGTCTTCTGGCTGCACAATGAaacaagagagaaagagaaataaataagagaaaagaagagaaagagataagagaaagagaagagaaggaaaccctaattaataacaaaaacaaaaatgtaAATTACATATAAGGACATGTACAGTAAGGGTAAAGTTGTTAATTACCTCATCCCATTCTTCTCTGCCAAGCAATAAACCCATCTCATGAGCATAAGTAGCTCTCAGAGCATCAACCAGATAGCTGTTGCAATAACTGCCACcaaaaaacacacaaaatcatTAATGTTTCCCGAATCAATAATAAAGGACCCATTCAATATGAAACAGAGCCATTATATATGAAAAAACATAAGtagaaattagggaagaaaaCTCACTCAGCCCAATTAATTCTCATATCCATCAGTACACATACACCATGTAGGCAAGGAATTCCTTTAAGTTGCCACTGAATGCAACTGCAAGTTTTGTCAACAATATCAACTTGAAATAGAGCATTGGTTTCAATGTTCTTCACCTCATATAACCTGTCATAAACTGCTCCATTAACTCTCAAGTGACCTGTGCATTTATGTATCTTCTTTATCAACTTCAAAACACTAGGCACTAACTGTCCAAGTTCCAACTTATcagcctcagctcttcttttatAAAACATACCCATAAGTAGTTGACCATACATCATTCCAAGAGTACAAATGGTCTTGTCTTTCATTGGGCCAATCATTTTGTTGAAGGACTCACATAagttgttgttggtatgctcaGAGCTTGTGGATTGGTCATAGAATGCCCTAGACAACTGTTTTGGAAGTTCCCTCATCAtgtatgttgctgctgctgtagaCAACTTTGCAAGCTCATCCATGTTGACCTAGTCATAAGAGTAACATTATGAATTAACCAAGGCAAAATTCTAGGAATCTCAAATAACAAAATGTTGTTAAAGGACTTACTTTCCAATGTCTTTTCTTGTAACATAGTGCATCATTGCATACTAGTTCATGTAGCTTTGTACCTTTGTGGTATTTCTTGAAATTTTCATACATATGTCTACAGGTGAAAACATATAAAAAACAATAAAACCACTGAAACCATGTTAACATATAATAAACAAACTCAACCAATCTTACCTGAAACAGTATCTTTGGTTATGATCTGGAAAtaattcagaaatgctttctaacAACCCTTTCCGCCTGTCTGAGATAAAAATAAGATTTCCTCTAGGGTGATTGATTATATGGGTCTTCAACCATTTCAAAAACAAGTGCCAATTTTCACCAACTTCATTTCTGGTAACCATTATAGCCAATGACAGTACCCTATTCTCTGCATCCAAAGCAGTTGCAGCCATCAGATACCCACCATGCTTTCCAGTGAAATGACAAGCATCAATCCCAACCACATTTCTACAACCAGCATGAAATGCTTTCAGTGGTGCTGCAAAGGCAATTGTCATAGACTCAAAGCATCCATCAACACTGCAATAAAACATGAAACATATAGGTACCTAACTATATACATTAATATTCAATTTCCAGTTACAAAAGTGTCAAAAAAATGGAACTCACCTTCCATATGTATAGTTTGTCATAGACCCAGGGTTGGTTTTCTCCACCATATCACAAAATGATAGaaccaatctgtaagactcttcATAACTGCCATTTACTCTTTCTAGTATCTTTGTTCTAGATCTCCAAGCCACATGATATGGAACACTGGTATTATGAGTAGTGTGGAATTGGTTTTGTAAACTTAAAGGATTTGACATTGGGTCTCCATTCTTCAACTTATCATACAAAAACTGAGCTACAAATTCTGCATTTGCTGTCCTATTTTTTGTTACACCTTCAGTCACACATGTATGCTCCAGGTTGAACTTTCTAACTATGAAGGTAGGTTCATGACATCTAACACTTGCATATATAAAAAACTCACAACCCTGAGACTTGTTATACTTACAATTTACTTTAATCCTGTCCTTATCATTAGGCTTCAACCTGTACTGGAACTTTTCCTTCACTGTATATGCCCTTAAGTGCCTCTTAAAGTCTTGCTTATCCATAAACTCCATCCCCACAAACATGGTATCAACATCCACAAATTTCTCAGTATTACCAGTGTCATCATCAAATTCAGTTAGTCTTTCAGCAGCTTCTACATGTGCTCCCCAAACTTTCTCATACTGATTTACCCATTCCGTTTCATTACCATCATCCTCTGTAAGCACTTGAACTGATAAAgtcccttcatcatcttcagaatgAGAGCCACTAGAAGTATCACCACTGTCAGCATCAGATGGTATATCAACTATTGGTGCTTTTCCTTTAGGGTCATACTCCTCAGTAACACCACAATTATTATCATTTGATGTTTCATATacaacaaaataaagataagTTAAATGCAGATAAAGAGATGCAGATAATCAACCCAGTGAGATAGAAACATTACCTGCACTAGTATGTAACCTGTGCTACACACCGGGACCGATAGGAGTGTGGCGGGGCTTCGCACCGCTCCCGTGGTCAAATGTATTAAATTATTTTTGAATAGTTTTTGATTAGTTTTATCTTTTAAAGGATGGGTAACTCCAATACCTTTAGATATCTAacgatttgatattttaaatTTGGTATTAAAATGATTAAAAATAAGTTGGCTCCATAAATTTTGGatttaaaataattaaatttataTGCTTATAGATATTTGCAATTAAACATAATTACACATTTattttttcaaaccttttttttattaataatttgTCCTATCCAACGATTTTATCTGCAAAATTTttagaagatatatatatatatatatatatatatatatatcacatgAAAATTTgtgaaatgcaattttcaaaacaaaacaaaaagaaatgtgAAAGGTTAGAAGTGTACATGCAACGTTACTGCAGAGAGAGCTTTATTAATGTCGAGATTTAGAAGTCGATTAGTGTAACACTACTATGTTGAGTTCAGTTTTGGGTAGCACTTTGTCAACATCACATGTTTGTTGGTACTATTTGAACTACTATTTAAGCGTAATTCCATGATTTATCTTCTTTTAACATGATTGAATAATTTTGATGGCATATAATACATAGTCGGACGTACCATTAAGTTATTCTTCAATTCTGTTATGATTCTTTTCATGACCCCAGCTCGACTACAATAGATCCCCATGACTGAGTCTGATCCATTGCTCGAACTACACGGAGTAAATACACTGTAACTATAAAGTAAGGAATAGTGACCCCAAAGTTGTGACCAATCATACATTACGCTGGCAGCAATTCATAACGATCGGATAAATCATTGGAAAGATTAGGCATGTAATTTGGATGTTTTGTACTGCTCATGAATTGAGTTAGACGGTGCATATAACTAATTatctatataaaaatagagtttgtTCGAGCGCTCTCATTAAccgagcttctggttgattctggccccgcCATTTAAAATTTCAGCCAATAGAATTAAAGTAAATCATGCCCCatataatatatattttcaaccaaaaaaatagagttttatattttataatatgtatgtctctaatgggtacatgaaagtagactcgtacaTCCATGTCGTCTTtatccaagcatggttgtgggagaatttcaaaaattacgctcctaacccgaaaacctcatttcctgatacatatggcggctctaggatactccgttggttggagaggcgtccaagacctggctcaaagctcattgattttcttgacaacGCGCATGCAGTTAAATTTTGTCCTTGGGCTCCGGTCGACACCTTCATAGTTCAACCAGACACTTTTGCTTCTGCCTCGTACGTGACATTGCATTCTGCTGACgagaatatgagcattggagaaactgtgttcttgcgaagctgcatacctggGTATGTTCCATCCTTTTTCAGATGGTCTTGTGAAGTAGTCCCTTACAACATTTACATGGATGCTCTACATATGGGCTTCGATCAGGGAGTCCCATTCCGCCGCCCACTGACAGCTCCAGATGAATTGCTACCCGCCGTTCTTGATAAAAACGTCTTTGCACCATATTAAAGCCTTCCCTTCTTGCTCTTAGAACGAAGACCGGTGACGACTCACAAATATAATGTCTTTTGGCAAGGTGAGTTTCTCGATATTCATCAattcgtgcaggatgttgtgacaaATCCACGCGGCAAGCCCTCTTCTAAGATTTTAGAAAAGCACCCCTTGTTGAGGGAGCCTTCCCCGATTAAGCGGAAATCTCCTAGTTCAAATGGGAACAGTCCTCAGAAAAAGGAGCAAAGATCAAAAAGTCGTGCAGGTGGCTTCCGATCGGATTCGACAGCTCTCGTGACCTTTAGTTCTTCCAACATTCAAGTAAGTATGATCTTCTTCCTGACTTGGCCGACTTATATAAATATTCTGAATTTTCGCCACTGAAAATCTCTTCCCCTTTTGACTCAGGGTCTTGACAAGATAAACGCCTTCACCAGACTTGCACGTGGCCAGAAAATGGCACCTTCTGAAGAAAAATCTGGCGATACCGAGCCTCTTGACAGTgaagaggaaagcgaagaagaagaaatcccAGGATTCGATGATGACAGGAAAGTACTTCAGAGCGTAGCGACGAGTCTTCTTCTAGTCCCAGTGGGCCCGcagatgagtcggtgagtttcccacacgttttccttttggactatttatTTATACAGAATAACTATTCAACTGGTGATATTTAcaagaagaagccgcttctgaAAATAACCTTGAGATGGAGATTCATGACAATGAAGATGTAGTTGTGTCTCCAATCATAGAAACCGTACCCGCTGCAAtctggagatggagattgatcaTCGTGAAGATTCTGTTGTGTCCCCAATGGCGGAAAACACTGTTGTGACGACGGGCGTGAATATTCCAAAAGAATCTTTGCTAGTCACACATCCAGTTGCAGGTGTCgttttcgatcctccatttgagGGTCATGTGCTGATTATTGGATTCAGCGTGCCAGTGAAGTATGCAGATCTATATACTGAGATATGGAGAAAGTATGGGCACATCACCATGACCAGGAAGGTTGATAGTCGTTTTCCATTGGTTAAGCGTGTGAAGGAAACCTTATCTTCAATCCATGACATGTGCAGTGTGACTGGACACACTGTTTCTGGAGATGTAATCAAAAGCTGGGAATTCCATCGAGACATGTGTGTGAATTTTGAGTTTAACGTCTCCTGGTTATGTGAAGGATTTTCGAAAATCCAAAAGCTGCAAACTGAGATGGCTGGAGTTCCTTCCGAGGATTCTATTAACCAACAGGAGGCGTAAATCGAGAGGTTAtcccaggagttgaagttgaagaaagatgctcttcaaaacatgaaggatgctttctccaagaaTAATGGGTTGTTGTTGGACAATTTCCCTTGGATGCTTTTATTTTTCCGAACCTCctcttttaggtttttttttgaaaggcaataGACGCctgttttatggtttgattttctggtttttggattgatagatggttGTTTTATAAGGATTttctgaattggtttatttttggaATGGTATGAAATTTTAGAACAATTGGGTTATTGTCTTTTGTAATCAACATGTAACTGATGCCCGTGTCAGGTTTCCAGCGCATTCAAAACGTGAGTTGCGCCAAACAAAACTTACCCGCTTAAGGGCCTTTCAACAAACTGAATCTTCAAGAGCAAATCCGAGTTTATTTTGTGACGTCATCCTggtcgcgagaagtccccagtcgtcctttaTTTCCTGTGTAACATCTTTATGCAGATCCGTGACAAGGCGGAGAATCTCCAGTCCCCAGGCGCAATTCCCTCGAGTCTATattttcttggacgatgcgcttcagagcattgcattcactggtaggatgatggatgaaTCTGTGATAATGGAAATATCTTGAATCTAACATTACTTGATTAGTTGGTGGACGCCGTACCGAGGTTAGTTGAACCACCCTCTCTCGTACCCAAATTTTCAGTAACTCCAGGACTCTTCTGATAGGTAACGGGAAGCGTGGATATTATGGGTCTGGCTTCTCTCGCATCAGCAGTTGCTGTGGTGGGAGTTATGGAAGACTTTGGTATAAAGCTCTTTTCGAAGGAGTAGTTGACGCTTGAGCGATCATTGATTCACGAGCGGAACATTTAATTCTACCATATTGCTGAAGGGTAATTCCTCTTGAGGGATCTGCGTCAGTGGCAGCAACATGAGGTGGCTGGGTTGGATATTGTTCATTTCCATAGGCGTCTTGGTAGATTTACCCCTCTTCAGGTGCCTCTCTATTAAGTAAAGCAGTCGTGGCCGCGGACTGTTGAACAACTCTTTGAACCTCCGTgagggtttggagataaatgttttccaacAAAGCTTCGCAGGCCGGCTCTTTACCCTTGTCATGTAGACACTACGACACACCTGACAAGTCTCCTTCCTTGGACTTGTGAAACTGTCTTGGCTCTCTGTCATTGGCAGAATCCAATTGGTTGTTCCTCTTCTGCTCTTGTATAACATGGCTACGTGATATATCTGTATCTTCATTGGTAGAAGTACATGCCTTGGCCAAAGATTGAACCTCCTTCGTATTATTATGAAAATTGGTGACATCTTTCTGACAGGTACCCGCTGATTCTTTCCACAATCGACTTACCATGCTTTTCAGGATACGAAGCGTTTCATTTTGCCGACTGATAATATCAACTTGGTTTGCAGCCATATCCTCTAAATTTTTTATCATTCCCTCCATGGTGGATGGCCTTTGGATATTCACTGCTCTTGAAAGGTTTGAATGACCCGAATACATCTGGAAATTGGAACCTTTGATTGAAACATGCTTTATTTAATGATTGAATtaggcctaagaccaattgggataaAAATGAGATTTAGAATTgagtttgcaaccgagagatttaatctcccactatggtcgccagttgtttatgggtaaaaactgtttctgctggttttggtaaatttgggtgtgtggatgagaaacaaatctaagcctaaaacaaatgcactgcacgggagtactttagattcgagagatcaatctgtacaatcctggactaaaccaagaaatggccgttccagtcttgcttcgggcacaaagtgaaagagaagggttggtcttagggagggaagcgaagaaggtgttgagaccagaattgttaattctgaaggtgtggttattttatgacttatatcagaatttggaactggcttacgaaatgtaagttatcagttcttttggtgttttctggatattgtgttgttgttaaccaaaaacttgttgtttggtcgaaataggtaaaacctatttatacaagtcatattgaacgcacccttaTCATGTAGAAAGTGagagtgattgagtaatggagaagtgggattatgtgtaaatgccagagaccacgttcccaccacggaggaaactggttagtttacacccactacttcttactgccactaacttccctgctttctgaaactttcttataatgggcgtgttacacgccacacgctgtaaacctccagaccaataccctgatgagcatcccccagtttgtgacatgtttgatgtctcgagggtttttcatggaaaacaggtagcaggttgctatgtgtggcaagtcaaagtcaggagactttccacaggaaaataacacgtgatgctatttgtcttgtcttagttggtcgccccaaaacttgccacatgcctgtcaattctATGGCGAATTCGGACGGCTGAGATCGTTACCATGAgaaagagtggccattgattatgggcccattttgttggcgcctgatgacagcaaagtggcgtcattggcacatgccaatggtgtagtggcatatagcggaatgccagtggcatagtggcgcctggtatagccatggcagctattttggcatattggtgttagacccaaatatggctctggcaacattggccctgttgttatatcaaacttaaggccttaggagaattacttgacttagttggcgtggaaactttagctaaattatggtttggcatatcggaaccctaattagcgcgtacgGTATGGCCGCGACACGGTGGTGCTTTATGGAATCGGTGCCATGGCAcatcaaaggaactatggcaggcCATAATACGAGAATAACCATAAGGTGCAAGGATAgccacgggtgattatagaatggcgCCGTTTTTACGatttggcgggtcccacatggctcgtggcatgttgtagggccaaagtagcgtaattgggccacgactagaaattagggtttcgactaatgccactaaggcagatccgtttagaataccctaattggaatatgttatggcgtttagccatgaacaagaagtgggttagtACGTTTgtcgcgctatttatggcatgttgataCGATTAGCATGCTACTGCggaaaagtggcacgtttggcatgtttggcatgttcggcatgctactgcggcaaagtggcacatttggcatgctAATTAGCGTATTGGCGAGGCATGGCATGTTCAGCATGTCATTAGCATGCCGGAgtggaatggcacgtttggcatgttggcgcggattttggaaagccaatttggcattgtgaccttctggcgcaactttgccgcttttgatactgtggcaggtttagagcggcctgattggtcgaaaaagaggggtcgtccaagcatgggcgtggacacacttctggtgtgcatatggaggatttaaagcgacctgattggtcgataggaaatagggccggaaagtatgggcccagccacaactcatgtgcgtgtggcgggtttaaggcgacctgattggtcgacaggaaataggggccggttgagtaacatggggtgtggccacttgcaagtggtgccggctggcctatggcatggccacaccttcctttgttgctgctcctattccacgactccttttattccatgttttctgattttaggtaggattttgcacctactaatccatggcggattaattacctagtccgCCTAGGCTTattttcgacaggcaaggtctaatatactgcgcagggtgcAAAACcgtaatttttgcaaattagtcaggttaatatctgaatcttgtgaattatcacaaaattgattgaatttatgcaaggaccttaaccttgatacttggaaattcgtgatactctgctgtgagtgaacacaaattgtcatgccataccaatattaaggattcagccggggaacatagcacagaaagcattcagagaaacttatattaactgaataatataGGAaaagtgccgaaatttacagaatatctgggattgttgctatatgcaccattctggataaatttcatgagaaaatattgagttgctcaataaatgcgcctgTGAAGAGGTTGAAAACTCGTCACTTTTACATggatccgtttctttgcagaatgacggcatattaaatgtgaggttttataattttaaccctgaactaaaaaccaccatcaacaacttccaacaacaaaaacggaGGCATGGGAGAAGAATCTAACAACAGACTTGATGTTGGAAAAGCTGGATGATCTTGAATAAAGACGAGAAGTAGCTTTGAAAAATATGGTGAATTAACAACAAAGGCTAGCACGGGAATATAACAAACGGGTCATtgctagaaactttgtggtcgaggAATACATGCTacgtcagataccaccatatcaaagaaagaatgagtggggcaagctagctccgacatggAACGGGACCTACATCATACATGACATTGCCGGAAAAGGGTCTTACTATTAAGGACCCCAAAAGGTGAAGTATTATAATGCAATGTACCTAATAAAGTACTACCcataagagaatggtgattactcaggagaagaaaggaacgggccatgacccaccatgttctatccatgatcaaaggtattatgaaccttactaatcaatgaaagaaactttttgctaaaaaGTTAGTTTGATTAATATAATTGGGTTataatagacaccctccgtcaggactgacgatgagacaaggcaagacataactgcgcatatgtcaatacttGGATCCTCGGGGCAATACATCCcttcatgaggcaataagaaaaagtaagatatcacCTAttgagataccttgtcgaagtaaagcagttttcgcgctgaacgcgtagggttacaggaaaactatttCCCACGTAGGAACCTTCGCCACCGCGGTATCTTCTGGCCAAAatatacttaggtaggacgattaatgttccaccaaaggttaaaagtaccttagcaccttgtgataactTGATTGTGAAATCAATTAGACACAGTACGTCTACAAACAAAAATATACATGCAGTAACATAGGTAAaataataatgttaccaaaatacgactgacatgtcttaaaagttgcagataaagAAGGTTCAAACCATCACAAAGCATTGTTTCAAATAAAGGAGACAACAAGGGAACCTCAACTGAGGGCACAGTATAACAAAGAGTCTGGTTAAACTAAGCTGGATACGACTGAATCAAGGGTAAGGAAGGCGAGGAAACACAACTCCCTCAGCTTGGATCTCGGCTTCCGCAAAGGCATTATTGATGTAGTCAATGGACGAACGCTCAAATTGCACCTTCATCTGGGAGTACTGAGCCTCCAGATCCGAAGCTAACTTTCGACGAAGCT
This genomic interval from Papaver somniferum cultivar HN1 unplaced genomic scaffold, ASM357369v1 unplaced-scaffold_33, whole genome shotgun sequence contains the following:
- the LOC113342022 gene encoding uncharacterized protein LOC113342022 gives rise to the protein MGIYCSRAGVMKRIITELKNNLMYDPKGKAPIVDIPSDADSGDTSSGSHSEDDEGTLSVQVLTEDDGNETEWVNQYEKVWGAHVEAAERLTEFDDDTGNTEKFVDVDTMFVGMEFMDKQDFKRHLRAYTVKEKFQYRLKPNDKDRIKVNCKYNKSQGCEFFIYASVRCHEPTFIVRKFNLEHTCVTEGVTKNRTANAEFVAQFLYDKLKNGDPMSNPLSLQNQFHTTHNTSVPYHVAWRSRTKILERVNGSYEESYRLVLSFCDMVEKTNPGSMTNYTYGSVDGCFESMTIAFAAPLKAFHAGCRNVVGIDACHFTGKHGGYLMAATALDAENRVLSLAIMVTRNETGGKGC